The following nucleotide sequence is from Salvia miltiorrhiza cultivar Shanhuang (shh) chromosome 7, IMPLAD_Smil_shh, whole genome shotgun sequence.
AGTATATTCTTCCATAACTTTCTTAAAAATAATTGAGTGCCGAGATTGACGGGATTTGGGTATTTGGGGGGTAATTTACGTGGTGGTAAAAATACACATCTATCCTCCACTAATTAAAACCAATTTTTAAATGTTTATTCACTAAATAAAACTATAATCTAAGAATTTATCATAACCGTCCATTTCCACTTAATAGACGGCTGTTATTGATTCCTTATTCTCTAACTTAAGGGGATTCTCTATGGATCTCtaccctctatatatatatatatatgaaatgtaCTAAACACGTTTAGGAGTTGAAGCGTATTGCGATTATTGTCAGAGTTTGAAAATTATGTTTGAGGTGGACTCGTTATCATCAAGTTGCAACCAGCACTATTCGAGCCATGCAAATTGGATTATGTAATCGAGGGAATGGaaatctatttatttaattatttcacaccacatatataaatatatatatatatatatatatatatatatatatatatatccgtgTTCAACTTTGACATCATTTTATTCGGTATAGGTCACATCATATAAATAATTGGTCTCCAAAATCTAAACGTCCAAATTGCTCTTTCTAATTAAAACTGGACTGTTACTCCAAGAATGGATTAATATGAAAAAGAATAAGATAGTGAATAACATGAtcgatttaatattttaattagtgaagtGAAGGTAAAAATTATAGTGAGATTAAGAAAATGTTCAATCTACATcgtccatttaaaaaaaaaagaatcagaaagaaaaaaaaattaaagttaaatAATCATGACTGAAAATTAAGTCGCAGACACGAATTTGAATTTCATCGTTAATTTTAAGTCAGAGTATAATATTTACTTCAATaataaatcaatttctaattttaAGAGGGTCTCATTAtaatattcaaaagaataaaaaaatgtgaCTAGAAATCATGATGTGTCAAGTGAGGCCCACAAAAAGATGATTGAGAACTAACTTCTTGATTTTTTGGAGGAAACAAATTTCTTGTTTCTCCAATCATGCATGTAAAATGTGACTTCCAATTTTTGGAAGCCACCGTTGGAGGCATGCTAAGAGTCTACAAAATCATACTAATAAAGTAATAATATTGAAATTTTGAACAAGAATAATTTATACTTTCACATCATTTTTCAAAATAGAGCAAACAATACATTTTCAACTTGAATGAAGTTAGTATTGAATATTTTCCATAAATACGAATAAATTATATCTACTGCGACAAAATTGTTTAATAGTGACATAATTTTACTGGTGTCAAGAGATAATcacaaaatttattatatattttgtgtaacaaaatttaattatatctatatatgtattcGTAGAATTTTGctacatataaaaatataaatatttttttagttataAAAATTGATACGATACACCCTCAAATGTCAATATATTTTATGATGTACTTTTATTTATATGACACGCAAAATAACATCACAAGATACACTATTAAAAAAAGGGGGCCTAACGAACAAAAAAATAATCGTTAATTATAAGAAAACAATTGTTAAATGATCTAACGACGACGTCGCAAACATAATCGTTAATTACAAGAAAACGATCGTTAAATAATCTAACGACCGTTTAAATAATCTGACGACCGTTCAAATAGGTCGCAATTTGCATGGTCGTTTTTCATCTTAATggctatttttttatcattaaatttaatgatgATTTCTTTAAAACTAACGTTAGTCGTTGTAATTAATTATTGGTCGGATTTTCACGATCATTTATCTAATGACACATGCAATAGCAAATTTTTCCTTTCAAATAGAAAAGAATAACAATTTTTGTAAAAATTATGTCACTATTAAAACAAACATTTATTGATTTCtaactttaaattaaatttgatgctTGGATTACGCGACCGACATAATATGCGAAGCAATCACGTCTCTTCACAATTTATGTTACATGTTTCAATCTGTCATTTTCTGCCCTACATAAAACATTATCCATTAAGCTCCATAATTGTATTGGACACAActttaataaaatcaaattgTATTGGACACAACTTATACCAACTTTAATAAATGATTTTGAATATTTGTTTGTTAGTTGGTTACATATAAACAAGATGGGCAATTCCTTAATCGGTAGCATTTTTAAGGGGGGCAATCACAAGCATGAAACAAACTCACCATATAAACGAGATCATTCTCATAATGAAATAGaattcaataattcaattattatgaGAATGTTTCTTCCAATAATAATTGTCCTTGCCTATTAAAAATTCCCGAGACCGACCACCAAAAATGAGATGGGCCCATAAGTTAATTTCAACTAGTTCCAAATATTTCAAtcatcatcaaaattattgGGCTCGGTGTCCAATCCCTTCCTCTGCATCAAAAATCTTCAAAGATGTGTAGGtataatttatgatttaattaaaaaaatacattgaTTAAAATGTATTTCAAAAGACAAATTGTGTTGAGATCTAATTTGCAACAAGGTCTAAAAGTTaggatttaattagtatttaattCTTTTacgaaataaaaaatgataataagGAATAAAATACAAGTTATacactactccctccgtcccgcgagtcttgacacgtttgggttcggcacgggaattaaggagttgtagattattGTTTTaggtgtgtaattaataaagtataaaattgataaagtaggagagataaggtaataaaagtgataaagtaggagagagaatataataaatgtgataaagtaagagagagaaggtaataattattgtcaaaaaaggaaacgtgtcaagattcgtgagacggtccaaaaagaaaaacgtgtcaagactcgtgggacggagggagtacaaaggAACAAACATTATTTCAGTGATGCATATATATCATCTATAAGGAGGCGGCTCCTCAGAGTAACCATATGGGCCGGGCTGACCAAACGGGCCTGGTGGGCCCGGTGGGCCACCCATGACAGAGCCCAATAGCCCATGATGCTGATGCCCCGTCACCACCgtcggcggaggcggcggcggctccgGTGATCCATAAGCCGGCCAAGGGAAGCTACGTTGGCTCGAAAAGCAGTCTTCAACCAGCCAACAACAAGAGAAGACATAACAGCTACAACATGCAAATAAAAACACAATTTATATCTCAAAATACatacatttattttaaatataaaaaaactgAATAATTTTGAGTTTGCAAatatataaactataattaaatatttttttttaaagtagaAGAAAGAAATACTAACCAAGAACAGATAGCAGTGCACAAGTTGTGGAGAAACCCATTGATCAGGCCCGATCTCCGGCCTGGGCCCGGCCCACCATACCCACTCGGTGGCTTCATTTCACACCTTCAAATTTTGAGAGAAATTGGTCTCAGAAAATAAGTATGCAACCCcaaaaaatattagtaaaaatttATTATCACCTTTGGGGAAATGTTGAGATGTGTAGAAAGGGTGAGTGTATTTATGTAAGAGGTTGAGACGGTGGAATTTGGAAAATATTGCATGTTATTGCATGTATCAACATGTCCACGTATCATTATTTGAGACAACATAAACTCCACATTTTCCTTTTCTATTGGCCTTTGTTTTGTTGTGTTTCCTCATTTTAGATTTTTCTGTTCATTTTCTATGTTCATCttaatttttacaaaatttCCATAGGTGGATGTTGAAATCTTACATATAATTATCCCTCTCCATGAGCACTTAGTGttgttctttctttttcttttcttttctttttttttttttttttggagcacTTGGAGAATTTGAAACTACATAAACCAATCACTTTAAAATACTCATATTAGAGTGTGTACAATAACATTTTACTCCATTACATTAAGTTCAATTATAGCTAAAAATGAAAAGCTCAATTATTCGTCGAAAATCACAAATTTTCACTTGAGAAGGTTAGGAGTCTGCAATTTAATTTCCAAATAAACGTAACTGCATTTGGTTCCATGATCCATCACTAGGATTAACTATTTTATCACTTGAAAAAGAAATATTcctcaaaatttaaataagacTGCATTTGAAAATTAGGGGCATGAACTGTTAAGGCATGATTAGAGCATAGTGTAACATTTCTCACTGCATTTATATATGATAGTCACATGTCAAGAGGATTGAAAAATCTACCATATTTTGCTTACAAAAAgttcttaattattttcaattcaTGCGAAACCTTTGCCATTTTCATGAATTTCACAAAATATGGTAGATTTTCGTTGGTATATGACAAATTCACATCAAACTCAAAACCATTCTACACCACATAACACAAAATCATGAAGCCCTCGAACTAAAACAAGAATGAATTTCCTCATCCAGAAATACAATGTTGCAAAAGTTTCAAAACAAAGACATTACACTTAATCAATGGGGGCAAGAAAaagggaagaaaagaaatactaataattttacAGAAAAGTTCTCATGTTTACATTAGCAATGCACAGTAAAGTTCCAGCAAAAGAGATTCATAGAGAAATAATATAACGACCGATTCATGAATAGAGAAATAATGGGACACAATCACAGAAAAAGAGATTCCAGCATTGTATAAGGGCAGCGACGgccattaaaattaataagtaAAACCAAAATATCACAAAAACAATTCAACAAGTTAACTAACAAGTCTGAAACAAAGAAGTTGATCCAGATAAACAAAAACAATCTCTGACTACTCAGAAAGCAACAACATTCAAATTCCATCAAACTCATCACAGAGTAGCTGCATCCACAAATGCTCTTCCAGGTTGCCTTAGCGCCAAAGGTCCGTGACATCCAAGAAGCTAAGACAGTTGAATGACAACATCCAAAATTCATCAGCAATGCAGAATTTTAAAAACACATTTACATATCAAAATTAGGCTGATCTATACAAGTTCCCGCATTCAAGGATAAAAACAATAGGAAAAGTTAAAACAGCACAAACCTTGGCATTCACACCATCAGGCATAATCCTGTTCTCAGACTTCCATCGCAGATAGTCAGTTCGATTGTACTTGGTAAATCCCCTGGAAGTTTtggaaaatgaaaagaaaagtaaTCAGCCATAGTTTTTCAAATGGAAAGACATATTATCAACAAACTACGGATAGAGATATTATATCATAATATGCAACTTCAAAGAAAATGACTGCAGTGAAAAATGCTTGGATAACTACAGAGAAAGTGCATAAAGAGAGTTCCTTGCAAAACAAACCAAAAGATGGGTATTCTAAAGCAGCAGCATTGAAAATAATTACTAGAAACAGAtattaattgaaaagaaaacaaataataGACCAGAAACATAAGAAAAAACATGTGCAGAATGCTTAATTCAATACCATTTCCTGCTGACGATAATCTTTTGACGACCAGGAAACTTGAATTTTGCACGGCGTAGAGCCTCCTGAGCATGAGGGCTGTTGCTATCCTTGCAGCGAACAGACAGAAGGACCTGACCAATGGCTACACGAGCACAGACACCCTGGGGCTTGCCAAAAGCACCCCTCATTCCAGTCTGGAGCCTATCAGCCCCGGCACATGACAACATTTTGTTGATACGAAGAACATGGAATGGGTGAACCCTCACTCTCAAATGGAAAGCATCCTTTCCAGCAAACTTTGTCATGTACTTGTTGCATGCAATACGCGCTGCTTCAAGCGCCTCACTTGAAACATTTTCCTTCTCCCAACTGACCAAATGCACACAGAAAGGAAATTCATCGACACCCTTTCTTTTCATTCCCACATCATAAATCCTGATCTTGGGATCAGGCACACCACGACAGAATCGTGACTTCGGGTAGGGTTTATTCTTGATTTGACGATAGCATCTTGCAGGTCCTggaaataaagggaaaaaacaATTTTAAAGCGTAGAGTAAATCAATGCATCATACATCAATAAATATCTCAAAATTATTACCAATGTAGAAGCAAATTCGAGCAAATTcttcagaaaataaaaaaattaaaaaatcaaagaGTTCTCAATCTTCCATTCCACTTAAATATGAGTTTGTTAGAGTTGAATATTTCAAAACCACAACTGTATTCCTAATTTTAACAAATGGAAATGATGACATAATTTCCTGCCAGGCACAGCTGCCACACTTAGAGCTAGCTAAATTACAAGAACACATATTAAAGACATGAAACCAATAACAAAGATAGTTCTTTTGAGACATTACTTAGTCTGTACTTTCTAAAAGAGTTCGATCCCTCAAATTTTTCTAGTTGAACATAAGATGACAGGAAATTTCATTCATTATAAAATAGTAACACTTTTTCGGGCAAGATCAGTTCATCCAAGCAGGCCAGTGGCGGAGAAGTACAAGATCACTTAATGATAGCAAAAATGAATTTTCTGCGGGATAAAGATGATTTTCTCCGCTCAGAACATTTTACATTTCACCATGTATCACATCAAAAGCAGCAGCCAGAAAACcaaacaaaaatatcaaatgAACGGGAACGTGTGAATCAATTAATTGTATCCAATATTTTGATATTGAGCTAAAATAATACGAGCTCAATGGATGAAGATCAAAAGCAAACGAATAAgatacataattaattattcgTGCAGAAACATCCGTATAATTTCATGCAATAGACAAGTGCAAAAGTTCTGAGATAGATTCAAGAACTGAAGAATGCCAAGAGGCTTACTTCTCCCCATGGCGATGAGTCTGCGGCTCCGATTCAAGAGAAAGGCAAAACCCTAGCCCTAAAATTAAACTACTGATGTCGTATAAATGCTTTTTTTTTAGGAGACTCCAATTGGGTAATTTTTAGAAGGGACATTGGGCTTTTGATTGTTAAGTTTAATACATTGGGCTTTTGAATGGGATAAAATTTGAGTGTGAAAATGGGATTCCATAACATTTCGCTCatatatggagtatatataattaattaagtttaatttttacAACTTACCCGATTGTTAAGTCTAATTTTTTAGAAGGGACATTTCgctcataatatatataattaattaattattattaacactatCCTAAGACTCTTTCTTCACCCATAATACAttcaatcatttttattaaaatttatttgacACTCTcctattattacttttaatatgaAAATGGGATTCCATAACATTTCTCCCACTTGGCAGTTTAGAATTTCATAAGTTTATTTTTCCTTGAACCTTCTTCATTTGTAATAATTctctatttttatattttattgattcTAAGTTATAATTATACCCCCTTCATTTCCTaaataattttatgatttttattttttagtccCGATGATCTTCATGCAAAGGAAACATTGCCACCACCTCGAAGAAGCTGCAAATAAgactttacttttattttttttggcttgggggagTTGGAGAGGAAGAACAATGGGGTTTGAACTCGTGACCTCATTGTTCACACATAGAAGGTCGCACGGCTTGGTGTCTCCTTGCAAATAACACGTTACATAATTTACCTATTCccttcaaatttttttattttttatttacctATATTAGCTACTACTACGATGGCAGCTGCTACTATCGTGTTTTTGGATAACAAGAAAGAAGAATATATCGTGTGTTAGTAGACATTTTTCTCTAGTCAAATTGGAAAGCGCAAACATATGTGATAACAGAAATGCAAATTAAATTTTCATGACTGCGAATTAGGATTACAAATTAAACGCAAGAAAGCAGGTTTACAAAATTTCCCCCCTCAACGATTCTTATTCCCTCAATCCATAAAAAGTGTCCTATTTAGGTGTCGGAACGGATATTAAAAAAactgataaaattattttgaatgGGATAAAAATTAGAGTATAAGGATAATGCTTATAGCATGGATTAAATTAAATGGTGAGTTTATTAATGGTATAAGTTGTAAATAAgttgaaaaatacaaaatacgaatgtacaaaaaaaaaaagtactttttcatggacaaaaaaagaataaataagaCATTTTTTCATGGACAAACCATATACATAATTATCCCTCCATGACCATGAGTACTTAGTGttgttctttcttttcttttctcttttttggaGTTTGGAGCACTTAAGAGTATTTGAAACTACATAAACCAATCACTTCAAAATACTCATattaaattctcaaaaaaaaaaaagatcatgTTAGTGTGTACAATAACATTTACCCCATTACAATATACTCCATAATTGAGTAAGTTCAATTATAGCTAAAAATGAAAAGCTCATTTAGTTGTTGAAAATCACAAAATTTCATTTGAGAAGGCGAGGAGTCTGCAATTTAATTTCCAAATAAACGTAAGTCCCATCAATAGGATTTAAactattttatctattaaaaatgaaatattccTAAAAGTTTAAATAAGACTGCATATGAATTTCAAGAGGATTGAAATATTCCTAAAGGTTTCAATTCCTAAAAGAGGATTGAAATATTCCTAAAAGTTTAACATTTCTCATAACATTTGTAAATGATAGTCACACGTCAAGAGGATTGATAATCTACCATATTTtgcttacatttttttttttcaattcatgCAAAGCCTTTGCCATTTTCATGAATTTCACAAAATATGGTAGATTTTCGTGGGTATATGACAAATTTACATCAAGCTCAAACCAGCAAATTTCTACACCACATAAGTTACATAACACAAAACAATGAAGTCCTCCAACTAAAACAAGAATCAATTTCCTCATCCAGAATGTTGCAAAAGTTTCAAAACAAAGTTAAAGGGAagaaagaaataataattttacaaaaaagTTCTCATGTTTACATTAGCAATGCATAGTAAACCTTCTCATgtttacaaaaaattaacattagCAATGCATAGTAAAAGTTGTCATGTTtacaaaagagagagagagagagatagaaattGGCAGTATCAAGAAAACAGATGGAAAccaaaagatatatatatatatatctatatatattaccTCTTAAAACagtttggaaaaaaaattccCGCCAAAGATGGATATAACACAATAATCTGCAGCTGTCTGCACCTTTTCTTCATGTACGTGAGGAGGGATGGAAAGAGTGCTGTATCACAAGTCATCTCTCTCTTTATTCCGGCCCGAATTCTTGTCTTTCCGATGATCCTTCTTCGATGGCTTCGATCTCCTTCTTGGGGCTCCGACAGCAGCAGGGTCAGCCAATGGGCCGGACCAAGTCTGCATCGGATCTTTAGGGTACGAGAAGTTAGTCGAGCTGAAGGGTATATCGGGAGGATCATAGGTTGGGTCGAGGTGCTGAGACGACCCCAGAGGGTAGCCCAACCCGCCATCTTGATGCGGAGGAGGGAACTTCTCGCTCTTGCTCTTTGCATTGGCGTGGGAAATCAGACGCCGTCTCTGCTTCAACGAGGCAAAAGTTACTCCCAAATTCGTCTTTAAATCAACAATATAGTAACAGAACGATAGTTTTGGCTCAATGAATTCTCAAGAAACAAAGATGCCTTAGATTAATGCAACTTCAACTCATCTTATCGAAGTTCCTAACCAGTCCTATCTGAGAATTTCATATAAATTCGATGAACTACGTAAATACATAGAATAGAATGGTAGAAATCACTTGGAGAATCACAATCTGCTGAGATACGTACAGAATATATTACGAGATAGATGGTAAGAAACGACATATATAAATGTTCCCAAATAACAAATATGTAACAACTTACATCAATATTGGCCTGTAGCTCAGCATTGGCTTCGGGAGCAGGAACTCCCCGCATTGCCCTTTCTCGTGTCCGAGGTTTCTTTGCACCGTCAGCTTGAGTTTTACCAGCAGCTCGTAGCCTACAATCATGCAACTCATACATTTAGGTTTTCTAAAAAAGGAAACTGCAAAATTGGAGTAAAATCAAGTCCTCGGCTTTGTCCCTTCAAAGAAGACAAAAGACAACTACAATGGTAACACAAATTTTTTATATAGAATGGTAGTTCTCTAAACCTTCTGGCTTCTTCATCACGTCGCTTAGCATCCATCTCCTTACTCGGTGGATACTTCGGAAGGCTGGAAGGTTCACATGGATAAGGCTTGGTTGTGAAGAACTGCAATGAGACAATATATAATCCATGTTATCGTCTTTGATCACCAAACACGATCCTCCCGAAATGAGATCATACAATtgacaaaattttaaaaatgtaaCAGAGAAGTGTTTCTAAATTTCATTGAGAATAAAAAATGTTCTATATCCTTCCTCACTTGTCATTTCTAGTGTGTGGAGAGAAGATAGGGAGGCAGAGAGCTCACTTCACTCTTTAGCGCAGCTGTAGCAGTTTGACGTTCGCTGGGATCAATTGCCAGTAGAGTATCAATTAAAGACAATGCTGACGGAGGGAAATCCTTAAATGTCTCCCTTATGCATCTTTTATACGACTGTTGTGGTTTGAATATGGTCGCATGAGGAAGCTTCGACTTCTTCCAATATTCTTCAGATGGAGAACCGCATAGCTTGAAGATCCTGTGAAGTTGTTCCACCTACACAAGATAAATAATGTCTTGTTTATGGTACAAAAACGATGGTGGCGCTAAAATTTCGCCTAAAGATTCAAGAAATGCAACTAAACATGTTAGATTCAAGATTCAAGAATACCATCTCTAGACTTTTAAATGACAGGGGCGTCAATCCCagcaaaacacacacaaatatgGTTTATGAATATGCAAAATAATTGTGTTAAATATGAAAGCAAAATATTTTCCAGAGACGACAATCAG
It contains:
- the LOC130991645 gene encoding uncharacterized protein LOC130991645, which encodes MKPPSGYGGPGPGRRSGLINGFLHNLCTAICSCCYVFSCCWLVEDCFSSQRSFPWPAYGSPEPPPPPPTVVTGHQHHGLLGSVMGGPPGPPGPFGQPGPYGYSEEPPPYR
- the LOC130991648 gene encoding 60S ribosomal protein L10, producing the protein MGRRPARCYRQIKNKPYPKSRFCRGVPDPKIRIYDVGMKRKGVDEFPFCVHLVSWEKENVSSEALEAARIACNKYMTKFAGKDAFHLRVRVHPFHVLRINKMLSCAGADRLQTGMRGAFGKPQGVCARVAIGQVLLSVRCKDSNSPHAQEALRRAKFKFPGRQKIIVSRKWGFTKYNRTDYLRWKSENRIMPDGVNAKLLGCHGPLALRQPGRAFVDAATL